One genomic window of Solanum dulcamara chromosome 12, daSolDulc1.2, whole genome shotgun sequence includes the following:
- the LOC129876161 gene encoding bZIP transcription factor 17-like, which translates to MAESPTPAKEKLAGEFDGLAVPPLDHTFLAQQIIEADQGIVDDFPMEFRNVDFTMDDLDFEVSFDDLFPNPTDGDAFQKPNYLADCIGSEAGQMDPNRFGQSGSQLIGSFDDASGTFKSTSGDCLGEAPGSNSVQMDPNFFGQPGSQLIGNSGDSSTNVKLTSSEMSNFTGNQAAGGVMVMDTSSPELHQSFSSSRVSNEVSRSLHQVSTDVSGYLNVPSPESNGSNHDDSRESRNDQKGLSDAKVLSCHSPESQGSGNCGGLNYLSDSNKSVHSSPNLGSNSVKGGVVEQKFKFEGVNANISNCSSFLLKRKKGSEDSNNVSKHQKSSIFSLSDNVNNDEDEKKMARLIRNRESAHLSRQRKKHYVEELEDKVRIMHSTIQDLNAKISYVMAENVSLKTQLGGTGVPPQVPPPPGMYPHMIYPWMSYPSPYMMKPQGSQVPLVPIPKLKPQAAAPVPKSSKKVEKKKGEVKTKKVASISFLGVLFFMLLFGGLVPLLNVRYGGVREPFMGGDSFGSGFYEKHHGRVLVVDGPVNGTGYSGKYGGKDYSSHCGRGGHGESSQQNTNKAADEFVHVGNGSDALAASLYVPRNDKLVKIDGNLIIQSVLASEKAMASHRGADRNNRETGLAVPGDLAPAIPGSHPRLYRSSAVGQRALGTVEKENAKSTMQQWFLEGVAGPLMSSGMCTEVFQFDVSSSAPGAIVRATNARNISMEERQNATRVHRNRRILNGHPVSLSRPSHNFSEEQTGTTGKQENFTGNKSLSSMVVSVLVDPREAGDTDGDGIMGPKSLSRIFVVVLVDSVKYVTYSCMLPFKGSTPLVTT; encoded by the exons ATGGCCGAATCACCAACGCCGGCGAAAGAGAAACTCGCCGGGGAATTTGACGGTCTTGCGGTTCCACCGCTTGACCACACTTTCTTAGCCCAACAAATCATCGAAGCAGATCAAGGAATCGTTGATGATTTCCCGATGGAATTCCGGAACGTAGATTTCACGATGGATGACCTCGATTTTGAGGTATCATTCGATGATCTCTTCCCCAATCCTACGGATGGGGATGCGTTTCAAAAACCTAATTACCTGGCTGATTGTATCGGGTCGGAAGCGGGTCAGATGGACCCGAATAGATTTGGTCAATCTGGGAGTCAACTGATCGGGAGTTTCGACGATGCTTCTGGAACATTCAAGTCGACCTCGGGAGATTGCCTCGGGGAAGCTCCGGGTTCGAACTCGGTCCAGATGGACCCTAATTTCTTTGGTCAACCTGGAAGTCAATTGATTGGGAATTCTGGCGATTCTTCTACAAATGTCAAGTTGACTTCGTCGGAAATGAGCAATTTTACTGGTAATCAGGCAGCGGGAGGTGTGATGGTTATGGACACGTCATCGCCGGAGCTTCATCAGAGTTTCAGCAGCTCGAGAGTTTCGAATGAAGTGTCTCGGTCGTTGCACCAGGTTTCTACCGATGTCTCTGGGTACTTGAACGTGCCATCTCCGGAGTCCAATGGATCCAACCATGATGACTCTCGGGAGTCTAGGAATGACCAGAAAGGTTTGAGCGATGCAAAGGTTTTGAGTTGTCATTCACCGGAGTCGCAGGGTTCTGGCAATTGTGGAGGGCTGAATTATCTTTCAGATTCGAACAAATCGGTACATTCTTCTCCGAATTTAGGAAGTAATTCAGTAAAAGGTGGAGTTGTAGAACAGAAATTTAAATTCGAGGGTGTCAATGCTAATATAAGTAACTGTAGTAGCTTTttgttgaaaagaaaaaagggtaGTGAAGATTCGAATAACGTAAGTAAACATCAAAAATCCAGTATATTTTCCTTGAGTGACAATGTTAATAACGATGAGGACGAAAAGAAGATGGCTAGATTAATTAGGAATAGGGAAAGTGCTCACTTGTCAAGGCAAAGAAAAAAGCATTATGTTGAGGAATTAGAGGATAAAGTTAGAATAATGcattcaacaattcaagatttgaatgcTAAGATATCTTATGTAATGGCGGAAAATGTATCTCTAAAGACACAGCTTGGGGGTACTGGTGTACCTCCTCAAGTGCCGCCACCCCCCGGGATGTATCCCCATATGATTTATCCATGGATGTCATATCCATCACCTTATATGATGAAGCCACAAGGATCACAAGTGCCGTTGGTTCCCATTCCAAAGTTGAAACCACAGGCAGCAGCGCCCGTGCCAAAAAGTAGCAAGAAAGTGGAGAAAAAGAAGGGTGAGGTGAAAACTAAGAAGGTTGCTAGTATTAGCTTCCTTGGCGTGTTGTTCTTCATGCTGCTCTTTGGTGGGTTGGTTCCTTTATTGAATGTGAGATATGGAGGTGTGAGGGAACCATTTATGGGTGGAGATTCTTTTGGAAGTGGATTTTACGAAAAACATCATGGAAGAGTTTTGGTTGTTGATGGACCTGTGAATGGGACTGGTTATTCTGGGAAATACGGTGGAAAAGATTATAGTTCTCATTGTGGCCGGGGTGGTCACGGTGAAAGTAGTCAGCAAAATACCAATAAGGCTGCAGATGAGTTTGTTCACGTGGGCAATGGTAGTGATGCTCTAGCTGCCTCTTTGTATGTCCCGAGGAATGATAAACTTGTTAAGATTGATGGGAACTTGATAATTCAGTCTGTATTAGCAAGTGAGAAAGCCATGGCATCTCATAGAGGTGCTGATAGGAACAATAGAGAGACAGGCCTTGCAGTTCCTGGAGATTTAGCCCCTGCTATCCCCGGAAGCCATCCTCGCCTTTATCGAAGTTCTGCAGTGGGACAAAGGGCTCTTGGGACTGTAGAGAAGGAGAATGCAAAGTCAACTATGCAGCAGTGGTTCCTTGAAGGTGTTGCCG GACCTTTGATGAGTTCAGGCATGTGTACAGAAGTGTTCCAGTTCGATGTGTCATCTTCTGCTCCTGGGGCCATAGTTCGTGCTACCAATGCTAGAAATATATCTATGGAAGAAAGGCAGAATGCCACTCGCGTCCACAGAAATAGGAGGATCCTCAATGGTCATCCCGTTTCCCTTTCCAGGCCCTCTCACAACTTTTCTGAAGAACAAACTGGAACAACTGGAAAGCAAGAGAACTTCACTGGAAACAAGTCACTTTCTTCCATGGTAGTCTCCGTTCTGGTTGATCCAAGAGAGGCAGGTGATACTGATGGTGATGGCATCATGGGTCCGAAGTCCCTCTCTCGGATATTTGTTGTTGTGCTGGTCGACAGTGTCAAGTATGTCACCTATTCTTGTATGCTTCCATTTAAAGGATCTACTCCTCTGGTGACTACCTGA